A genomic region of Chryseobacterium sp. KACC 21268 contains the following coding sequences:
- a CDS encoding PQQ-dependent sugar dehydrogenase: MLKSTLSTLFCSIFLLYSCQWKGQPSKPTAQEEKANTDYKPAFAGQTRIAPVKTTTPYNVDIISTSLGKPWGIINLPDGRFLITEKSGFINVVSADGKQVSKINGFPKVDDKGQGGMLDVALDPDFTTNNIIYFSYSEPYEGGNHTAVAKGKLSSDLKTISEVKVIFRATPTYDGDKHYGSRLVFDKDGNLFVSTGERSDKQTRVYAQRTDNYLGKILKITKDGKPAPGNPFIGKDNYKPEIYAYGIRSPQGLALDEKGQLWDIEMGPRGGDEINLIQAGKNYGWGDVSYGIEYTGGKINNGTTQKVGTEQPVYYWDPVVSPSGVTFYTGNIEEWKNNLFIGCLSGEHINRIVIKDNKVVGEERLLLDQKERFRDVLNGMDGNLYGITDSGKLYKISKK, from the coding sequence ATGCTAAAATCCACATTATCAACTCTTTTTTGTTCAATCTTCCTTTTGTACTCCTGCCAATGGAAAGGTCAACCAAGCAAACCGACAGCACAGGAAGAAAAGGCAAACACCGATTACAAACCCGCTTTTGCCGGACAAACCAGAATTGCACCTGTAAAAACAACAACTCCTTACAACGTTGACATCATCAGCACTTCTCTCGGGAAACCTTGGGGAATCATCAATTTGCCAGACGGTAGATTTTTAATCACAGAAAAATCTGGTTTTATAAACGTGGTTTCTGCGGATGGAAAACAGGTTTCGAAGATCAATGGATTTCCAAAAGTGGATGACAAAGGACAGGGTGGAATGTTGGATGTGGCTTTGGACCCGGACTTTACAACAAACAATATTATCTACTTCAGTTATTCTGAACCTTACGAAGGCGGAAATCACACCGCTGTGGCAAAAGGAAAATTGTCTTCAGATTTAAAAACAATTTCTGAGGTAAAAGTAATTTTTCGTGCGACACCAACTTATGATGGCGATAAACATTATGGCAGTCGATTGGTTTTTGATAAGGACGGAAATCTTTTCGTGAGTACAGGCGAAAGGTCCGATAAGCAGACTAGAGTTTATGCCCAGAGAACGGATAATTATCTGGGAAAAATCCTAAAGATAACAAAAGACGGGAAACCAGCTCCAGGAAATCCATTCATTGGTAAAGACAATTACAAACCAGAAATCTATGCATACGGAATCCGCAGTCCACAAGGTTTGGCTTTGGACGAAAAAGGACAGCTTTGGGATATTGAAATGGGACCGAGAGGCGGCGACGAGATCAATCTCATCCAAGCTGGGAAAAACTACGGTTGGGGCGATGTAAGTTATGGAATAGAATATACTGGTGGGAAGATCAACAATGGAACCACACAGAAAGTAGGAACAGAACAACCCGTTTATTATTGGGACCCTGTGGTTTCTCCAAGTGGTGTGACCTTCTATACTGGAAACATTGAGGAATGGAAAAATAATCTATTCATAGGCTGTCTCAGTGGCGAACACATCAACAGAATCGTCATCAAAGACAACAAAGTCGTTGGCGAAGAACGCCTATTACTTGACCAAAAAGAAAGGTTTCGGGATGTTTTGAACGGAATGGATGGTAATCTTTACGGAATAACGGACAGTGGAAAACTCTACAAAATTTCAAAGAAATAA
- a CDS encoding TonB-dependent receptor, protein MYIGIKKISVVFFLGASALYFAQTTKDSLSGETSVDEVNIIGTRNKKRTVTNTAVPVDVIDVKQISQSTGQVDVNQLLQFAAPSFNSNKQSGSDGADAVDPATLRGLGPDQTLLLLNGKRYHQSSLVNIFGTRGRGNSGSDLNTIPVAAIKRVEILRDGASAQYGSDAIAGVINVVLNDRDHGFEGSAFYGANLFKSPGNNDVVSDKKLDGNTFDFSGNLGTKIGTKGGFGNFTLELINKDYAIRNANPEKYDAPRQRFGDAKSNNIYFFGNVEVPLTDGLTFYSQPGFSYRNTKAYAWTRSADADGNIPEIYPDGFNPIQNTKISDFTFDNGLKFKLGDWDFDFYNAFGNNRFIYQIDNTINATLGVNSPTSFDAGGHSLSQNVTGLSTSKAFDFLEGFNLALGTEFRYEKFNLIKGQESSYATYDVNGNVATAETPIELLVTNPLSGDIRPGGSQGFPGYSQEVGKSRNNFAAYVDTELDITKNWMVSLAGRFENYSDFGSTLNGKFATRYAITPQFAFRGSVSTGFRAPSLVQKYYSLQFTNFQGGNLVTVQLASNDSELAKQAFIPQLKQETSLNGSAGFTFNSGKFTATVDGYYIKVKDRIVLTGTFDQTDDVIGGTLANLKVDQAQFFSNAVDTKSQGVDVILTYTTDLGPGRLSSTLAGNYNKMEITDVHTPSQLAGKEDVFLSARERAFILASAPKTKINLNLNYKIQKFNANLQLVRFDKVTLVGYNGPDDYQTYTPRVTTDFSVGYDFTKNLSWTIGGKNVFNRYATLQYGAVSDGNTESGGIFDPVQMGFSGRQIFTRVNFKF, encoded by the coding sequence ATGTATATTGGAATTAAAAAAATCAGTGTTGTTTTTTTCTTGGGAGCAAGCGCGCTTTATTTTGCACAAACGACAAAAGACAGCCTTTCCGGAGAAACTTCTGTGGATGAGGTGAATATCATTGGAACCCGAAATAAAAAAAGAACCGTCACCAATACTGCTGTTCCCGTGGATGTGATAGATGTAAAGCAGATTAGTCAGTCAACAGGACAAGTAGATGTCAATCAACTTTTGCAATTCGCAGCGCCTTCTTTTAATTCCAATAAACAATCAGGTTCCGATGGCGCAGATGCCGTAGATCCCGCAACATTGCGAGGTTTGGGCCCTGATCAGACATTGTTGTTGCTCAATGGAAAGAGATACCACCAATCCTCATTGGTCAATATTTTTGGGACAAGAGGACGTGGCAATAGTGGTTCAGATCTAAATACGATTCCTGTTGCGGCTATCAAAAGAGTCGAGATTTTAAGAGATGGTGCTTCTGCACAATATGGTTCTGATGCGATTGCGGGTGTCATCAACGTCGTCCTTAATGACAGAGATCACGGTTTCGAAGGCAGTGCTTTCTATGGTGCCAATCTTTTTAAAAGTCCAGGAAATAATGATGTGGTCTCTGACAAAAAATTAGATGGAAACACCTTCGACTTCAGCGGAAACCTCGGAACAAAGATCGGAACCAAAGGTGGTTTCGGTAACTTTACATTAGAATTAATAAATAAAGATTATGCAATCCGAAATGCGAATCCGGAGAAATACGACGCACCGAGACAGCGTTTCGGAGATGCAAAATCGAACAATATCTATTTCTTCGGAAATGTAGAAGTGCCTCTGACCGATGGATTGACATTCTATTCTCAACCGGGTTTTTCTTATAGAAATACAAAAGCTTATGCGTGGACAAGATCGGCGGATGCCGACGGGAATATTCCGGAAATTTATCCTGATGGCTTCAATCCGATCCAAAATACAAAGATCTCAGATTTTACATTTGATAACGGTTTGAAGTTCAAACTTGGTGATTGGGACTTTGATTTCTACAATGCTTTTGGCAACAACAGATTCATTTATCAGATTGATAATACCATCAATGCAACTTTAGGTGTAAATTCTCCTACTAGTTTTGATGCTGGTGGACATTCACTTTCTCAAAATGTCACTGGACTTAGCACAAGCAAAGCATTTGACTTTTTGGAGGGCTTTAATTTGGCTTTGGGAACAGAATTCCGTTATGAAAAATTCAATCTGATAAAAGGTCAGGAAAGTTCTTACGCAACTTATGATGTCAATGGAAATGTGGCTACAGCAGAGACGCCGATAGAGTTACTCGTTACAAATCCATTATCAGGCGACATCAGACCAGGAGGATCCCAGGGCTTTCCCGGATATTCTCAAGAAGTTGGAAAAAGTAGAAATAACTTTGCCGCTTATGTCGATACAGAATTGGACATCACCAAAAATTGGATGGTCAGTTTAGCCGGACGTTTCGAGAATTATAGTGATTTCGGAAGCACCTTGAACGGAAAGTTTGCAACCAGATATGCGATCACGCCACAGTTTGCATTCAGAGGTTCGGTTTCTACTGGCTTCCGTGCGCCTTCTTTGGTTCAGAAATATTACAGTCTGCAGTTTACCAATTTTCAAGGCGGAAATCTGGTGACTGTTCAGCTGGCTTCCAATGACAGCGAGCTGGCAAAACAAGCCTTCATTCCACAATTGAAACAGGAAACTTCTCTTAATGGAAGTGCTGGATTTACCTTTAATTCTGGAAAATTCACAGCAACGGTCGATGGTTATTACATCAAGGTAAAAGACAGGATTGTTTTGACTGGAACATTTGACCAGACAGATGATGTGATCGGTGGAACACTCGCCAATTTGAAAGTTGATCAGGCTCAGTTTTTCAGCAATGCGGTGGACACAAAATCCCAAGGTGTAGATGTCATTTTGACTTATACTACAGATCTGGGTCCTGGAAGATTATCCTCAACATTGGCCGGAAATTACAACAAAATGGAGATTACCGATGTGCATACGCCGTCGCAATTGGCTGGCAAAGAAGATGTGTTTCTTAGCGCACGGGAAAGAGCTTTTATCTTAGCTTCCGCCCCTAAAACCAAGATCAATCTTAATCTGAATTACAAGATCCAAAAATTCAATGCTAATTTACAGTTGGTAAGATTTGACAAGGTGACTTTGGTCGGCTACAACGGACCAGATGATTATCAAACTTACACACCAAGGGTGACGACAGATTTTTCTGTAGGCTATGATTTTACCAAAAATCTATCTTGGACGATTGGTGGAAAAAACGTTTTCAACAGATATGCAACATTGCAGTATGGTGCAGTGTCAGATGGAAATACGGAATCTGGCGGCATCTTTGATCCTGTACAGATGGGATTCTCCGGAAGGCAGATTTTTACAAGAGTTAACTTTAAATTTTAA
- a CDS encoding BlaI/MecI/CopY family transcriptional regulator, with the protein MNEQKLTETEMTLMEILWQREKVFMKDILEDYADPKPASTTIATLLKRMQNKDLVGYKLYGNSREYFPKVKKEDYFQGEMNSMIDRFFNSSVSQFASFFTSNSKLSQKQLKELRDIIDKEIEP; encoded by the coding sequence ATGAACGAGCAAAAATTGACAGAAACCGAAATGACTTTAATGGAAATCCTCTGGCAAAGAGAAAAGGTTTTTATGAAAGATATTTTGGAAGATTATGCCGATCCGAAACCTGCGTCCACAACCATCGCAACTTTGTTGAAACGTATGCAGAACAAGGATCTGGTAGGCTACAAACTTTACGGAAACTCGCGAGAATATTTCCCAAAAGTGAAAAAAGAAGATTATTTCCAAGGCGAAATGAATTCTATGATTGACCGTTTTTTCAACAGTTCCGTGAGTCAGTTTGCGTCGTTTTTCACATCGAATTCCAAACTTTCACAGAAACAACTGAAAGAACTAAGAGATATTATTGACAAAGAAATAGAACCATAA
- a CDS encoding M56 family metallopeptidase codes for METIIFKIILCSSLLIAMYYLFLQKEKMFRFNRFYLLVALLFSYVIPFIKINLPSISENKNQLIFGEAGTQQLIQKANQAADFNWMNLILIIYIFVSIAMIIRSLLSIRKILTLKGTDFNYQDYRIRLTEKDLPPFSFWNKIYLSKKHFEDQIDHRIFLHEKTHLVQKHSLDLIFIEILQAISWFNPAIYFYKKAIKDNHEFLADEVIVSKEFNIKDYQNLILAEVLNTQNLSFVNQFNFNNTKKRFIMMTTKRSKLEKFKKIFAVSALAGLSILFVQKVYAAEAKLELKPEIPTIMGSKSLVLDTIPQKKSVQNNSKIKDKKKVPAPPTTRVMKENELPIPPPPPPARSSTPAEFPEGLNTLRRNFQNSFNSSQFGDDKKEKGVVKTNLYIKIDENGKTTDVRAEGPNTNFNAEAVRAMKVATENVTWKPATEDEKPAATVFQLPITMNFH; via the coding sequence ATGGAAACTATAATTTTTAAAATAATCCTTTGCTCATCGCTACTAATAGCAATGTACTATCTGTTTTTACAGAAAGAAAAGATGTTCCGCTTCAACAGGTTTTACCTTTTGGTTGCGTTGCTCTTTTCTTATGTGATTCCTTTCATTAAAATTAATTTGCCTTCGATTTCTGAAAACAAGAATCAATTGATTTTTGGCGAAGCTGGGACTCAGCAACTGATTCAGAAAGCAAATCAGGCAGCGGATTTCAATTGGATGAATTTGATTTTAATTATTTACATTTTTGTTTCAATTGCAATGATTATCAGGTCATTATTGTCGATTAGAAAAATTTTAACATTGAAAGGAACTGATTTTAATTATCAGGATTATAGGATTAGATTAACTGAAAAAGATCTGCCACCGTTCAGTTTTTGGAACAAGATCTATCTCAGTAAAAAACACTTTGAAGATCAAATAGATCACAGAATATTTCTTCATGAGAAAACACATCTGGTTCAGAAACATTCTTTGGATTTGATATTCATAGAAATTCTGCAAGCCATTTCCTGGTTCAATCCCGCAATTTACTTTTATAAAAAAGCTATCAAAGACAACCACGAATTCCTCGCAGATGAAGTGATTGTAAGTAAGGAATTTAACATCAAAGATTACCAAAATCTGATTCTAGCTGAGGTTTTGAATACACAAAACTTATCATTTGTAAACCAATTCAATTTTAATAATACCAAAAAACGATTTATTATGATGACCACCAAAAGATCAAAATTAGAAAAGTTCAAAAAGATTTTCGCCGTTTCTGCCTTAGCAGGGTTAAGTATTCTGTTTGTTCAAAAAGTTTATGCAGCGGAAGCTAAACTTGAATTAAAGCCTGAAATTCCTACAATTATGGGAAGCAAATCTTTAGTACTTGACACCATTCCGCAGAAAAAATCTGTTCAAAATAATTCAAAGATTAAAGACAAGAAAAAAGTTCCCGCTCCGCCAACGACTAGAGTTATGAAAGAAAATGAACTTCCAATTCCGCCACCACCACCGCCAGCAAGGAGCAGCACGCCGGCAGAATTTCCAGAAGGCTTGAACACATTGAGAAGGAATTTTCAGAACTCTTTCAATAGCTCACAATTCGGAGATGACAAAAAGGAAAAAGGTGTTGTGAAAACTAATCTCTACATCAAAATCGATGAGAATGGAAAAACAACTGACGTACGAGCGGAAGGACCAAATACAAATTTTAATGCGGAAGCGGTAAGAGCAATGAAAGTTGCAACGGAAAATGTAACGTGGAAACCAGCAACAGAGGACGAAAAACCTGCGGCCACAGTTTTCCAGCTTCCAATCACCATGAATTTTCATTAA
- the uvrB gene encoding excinuclease ABC subunit UvrB yields the protein MQFKLQSEYQPTGDQPKAIEKLVEGINIGEKYQTLLGVTGSGKTFTVANVVNQVQRPTLVLAHNKTLAAQLFMEFKEFFPDNAVEYFVSYYDYYQPEAFIASTNTYIEKDLSINEEVEKLRLSASASLLSGRRDVLIVASVSCIYGVGNPKEFEKSLITITKSEKISRTRLLNSLVSALYSRALNEFQRGTFRVKGDVIDVYPAYADTAIRLQFFGDQIETIQSFDPVSGNVTSNFDTINIYPANLFVTTPETMQGAIRQIQDDMVKQVDFFREIEKPLEAKRLEERTELDLEMIRELGYCSGIENYSRYMDGRLPGSRPFCLLDYFPKDFLMVIDESHVTIPQVHAMYGGDRSRKEVLVEHGFRLPAAMDNRPLKFDEFETMQNQVIYVSATPADYELEKSGGTYIEQIIRPTGLLDPIIEVRPTMNQIDDLIEEIHKREEADERVLVTTLTKKMAEELTKYFTKVGIRTRYIHSDVETLERIQIMQDLRLGLFDVLVGVNLLREGLDLPEVSLVAILDADKEGMLRSRRSMIQTVGRAARNLNGRAIMYADKMTKSMQAAIDETIYRREKQMQYNTEHGKVPMALNKKISENLVGRSKDFPDEKYTQKVLMQEVAETKANYGSEDIEKIVVAKQKEMEAAAKNLDFIKAAKLRDEIAALKA from the coding sequence ATGCAATTCAAACTTCAATCAGAATATCAACCCACTGGAGATCAGCCAAAAGCCATCGAGAAATTGGTGGAAGGTATTAATATTGGCGAAAAATATCAAACCCTTTTGGGAGTTACAGGTTCCGGAAAGACATTTACGGTTGCCAATGTTGTGAATCAAGTTCAGAGACCGACTCTGGTTTTGGCACACAATAAGACTTTGGCCGCTCAGCTTTTTATGGAGTTCAAGGAGTTTTTCCCGGACAATGCGGTGGAATATTTTGTGAGTTACTACGACTACTATCAGCCGGAAGCTTTCATTGCTTCCACAAATACTTACATCGAGAAAGATTTGAGCATCAATGAAGAAGTGGAGAAATTAAGACTTTCTGCCTCTGCAAGTTTACTTTCCGGAAGACGTGATGTTTTGATCGTAGCTTCGGTTTCCTGTATTTATGGTGTCGGAAACCCGAAGGAATTTGAAAAGTCATTAATTACAATAACCAAGAGTGAGAAAATCTCCAGAACGAGATTGCTTAATTCTTTGGTAAGCGCACTTTATTCCAGAGCTTTGAATGAATTTCAGCGTGGAACTTTCCGTGTCAAAGGCGATGTGATTGATGTTTATCCGGCTTATGCGGACACAGCGATCAGACTTCAATTTTTCGGCGATCAGATCGAGACGATTCAAAGTTTTGATCCGGTTTCAGGAAATGTCACTTCGAATTTTGATACGATTAATATTTATCCAGCCAACCTTTTCGTAACCACGCCTGAGACGATGCAAGGCGCCATTCGTCAAATCCAGGATGATATGGTGAAACAAGTTGATTTCTTCCGAGAAATTGAAAAGCCATTGGAAGCCAAACGTTTGGAAGAAAGAACTGAGTTGGATTTGGAAATGATCCGTGAATTGGGCTATTGCTCTGGAATCGAGAATTATTCGAGATATATGGATGGGCGTTTGCCAGGATCAAGACCTTTCTGTTTGTTGGATTATTTCCCGAAAGATTTTTTGATGGTCATTGATGAAAGTCACGTAACGATTCCGCAGGTTCACGCAATGTACGGAGGTGACAGAAGTAGAAAGGAGGTTTTGGTGGAACACGGTTTTCGTTTACCAGCCGCGATGGACAACCGACCTTTGAAATTTGATGAGTTCGAGACGATGCAAAACCAGGTGATCTATGTTTCTGCGACGCCTGCAGATTACGAATTGGAGAAATCCGGAGGAACTTACATCGAGCAGATCATCCGACCGACAGGACTTTTGGATCCTATCATCGAAGTTCGTCCGACGATGAATCAGATTGATGATTTGATTGAAGAAATTCATAAGAGAGAGGAAGCGGACGAACGTGTTTTGGTAACGACTTTAACCAAAAAAATGGCGGAAGAACTTACCAAATACTTCACGAAAGTTGGAATCCGAACGAGATATATCCACTCCGATGTGGAGACTTTGGAAAGGATTCAGATCATGCAGGATCTTCGTCTTGGTTTGTTTGATGTTTTGGTGGGCGTCAATCTTTTGAGAGAAGGATTGGATTTGCCGGAAGTTTCATTGGTTGCCATTTTGGACGCTGATAAAGAAGGAATGTTGCGTTCCAGAAGATCGATGATCCAAACCGTTGGTAGAGCGGCAAGAAACCTGAATGGACGTGCTATAATGTACGCCGACAAAATGACGAAATCGATGCAGGCCGCAATAGATGAAACCATTTACCGTCGTGAAAAACAAATGCAGTACAACACCGAGCACGGTAAAGTTCCGATGGCGTTGAACAAAAAAATCAGTGAAAACCTGGTTGGTAGAAGCAAGGATTTCCCAGACGAAAAATACACGCAGAAAGTGCTGATGCAGGAAGTTGCCGAAACCAAAGCCAATTATGGAAGCGAGGATATCGAGAAAATTGTTGTTGCCAAACAAAAAGAAATGGAAGCTGCTGCAAAAAACCTTGACTTCATAAAAGCCGCAAAATTAAGAGATGAAATTGCAGCTTTGAAAGCTTAA
- a CDS encoding lipopolysaccharide kinase InaA family protein — protein MNFVLSEAYSQYKNDILNILKNFKNEGVVVGHGNRNTVKYFVVDGLKLNFKSFKQHNIINRHVYKYYRKSKSRRSYEYAQMLLDKGFFTPTPIAFIENHDFIGVTSSYYVSEQMEDVFTFTDALYTPGFADREQIIKDYTKLIFQLHENGIIFIDNASGNFLIKKINEEYRFFIVDLNRMNFYDEIDISKRLHNFERLTNDLEIIQLISTEYARLSGQSSEFCYNKILDFTKKKAFKRKAKNILKFYKFFFKKN, from the coding sequence ATGAACTTTGTTCTTTCTGAAGCATATTCCCAGTATAAAAATGACATCCTAAACATTCTAAAGAATTTTAAAAATGAAGGTGTTGTCGTAGGTCATGGAAATAGAAATACTGTAAAATATTTCGTCGTTGATGGTTTGAAATTGAATTTCAAATCTTTCAAGCAGCACAATATTATCAATCGCCACGTTTACAAATATTACAGAAAATCAAAGTCCAGACGTTCCTACGAATATGCTCAAATGCTTTTGGACAAAGGCTTCTTCACACCGACACCTATCGCTTTTATAGAAAATCACGATTTTATAGGTGTAACATCCAGTTATTACGTGAGTGAACAGATGGAAGATGTTTTTACTTTTACTGATGCTCTTTATACGCCAGGATTTGCAGACAGGGAACAAATCATAAAGGATTATACAAAGTTAATTTTTCAACTTCACGAGAATGGGATTATCTTTATAGACAACGCGTCCGGGAATTTCCTAATCAAGAAAATTAATGAGGAATATCGCTTCTTCATTGTTGATCTTAATAGAATGAACTTCTATGATGAGATTGATATCAGCAAAAGACTTCACAACTTCGAAAGACTAACCAATGACCTGGAAATCATCCAGTTAATAAGTACAGAATATGCGCGATTATCAGGACAATCTTCCGAATTTTGCTATAATAAAATTCTTGATTTTACGAAGAAAAAAGCTTTTAAACGCAAGGCAAAGAATATTCTAAAGTTTTATAAATTCTTTTTCAAGAAAAATTAA
- a CDS encoding glycosyltransferase family 9 protein, producing MQSLTKNIGKSQSGNIRKENVEIKRILISRPNHRLGNLLLLTPLVQEVANTFPNSKIDLFVKGGVTPIIYKNYDNIDRYIQLPKKPFSNLGKYIKGWFQLKFRKYDLAINANPSSSSGRLSILATNATYKFFGEENEELKSRYSDYQHDAKKNIYNLREFLKEIGFPENTSKIPYLKIVLDKEEIETGKQNLQKILQNDKKTICLFTNATGAKCYSEEWWKAFYNKLEKSFPEYNIIELLPVENISKLNFKIPNFYSTDIREMGGFLANCAVFIAADNGVMHLSSAVNTPTIGLFSVTDENAYGPYNDNSFSIDTNKVDLDKVIELVKTTL from the coding sequence ATGCAAAGCCTTACCAAGAATATTGGTAAATCACAGTCTGGCAACATCCGAAAAGAAAATGTTGAAATCAAAAGAATCCTAATCTCCAGACCAAACCACAGATTAGGAAATCTATTACTGCTGACACCATTGGTACAGGAAGTCGCAAACACCTTTCCCAACAGCAAGATCGATCTTTTTGTAAAAGGCGGAGTAACACCCATCATCTACAAAAATTACGATAACATAGACCGATACATCCAGCTTCCAAAGAAACCGTTCAGCAATCTTGGAAAATACATCAAGGGTTGGTTCCAATTGAAATTTCGAAAATATGATTTGGCTATCAACGCCAATCCCAGTTCATCTTCCGGCAGATTATCGATATTAGCCACAAATGCGACTTATAAATTTTTTGGAGAAGAAAATGAAGAACTCAAGTCCAGATATTCTGATTACCAGCACGACGCAAAGAAAAACATCTACAATCTAAGAGAGTTTCTTAAAGAAATTGGTTTCCCAGAAAATACTTCCAAGATACCTTATCTAAAAATAGTCTTAGACAAAGAAGAGATAGAAACAGGTAAACAAAATCTTCAGAAAATATTACAAAACGATAAGAAAACCATTTGCCTTTTTACAAATGCAACCGGCGCAAAATGCTATTCGGAAGAGTGGTGGAAAGCTTTCTATAACAAATTGGAAAAGTCTTTTCCGGAGTATAACATAATTGAACTGTTACCGGTCGAAAACATTTCGAAACTGAATTTCAAAATACCAAATTTCTACAGTACAGACATTCGGGAAATGGGAGGATTTTTAGCAAATTGTGCTGTTTTCATTGCTGCAGACAATGGTGTGATGCATCTTTCCAGCGCCGTAAACACACCTACAATCGGGCTTTTCTCTGTGACTGATGAGAATGCGTATGGACCTTACAACGATAATAGTTTTTCGATTGATACCAACAAAGTGGATCTAGATAAAGTAATTGAGTTAGTTAAAACGACTTTATAA
- a CDS encoding DUF3820 family protein produces MEGLNPQILQEICEVRMPFGKHKDTILADLPISYLEWFQSQGMPKGKLGMQLSTIYEIKVNGLMDLLIPIRGKVSYAKEKKTTYRF; encoded by the coding sequence ATGGAAGGTTTAAATCCTCAAATTTTACAGGAAATCTGTGAAGTCAGAATGCCGTTTGGAAAGCACAAAGACACAATTTTAGCCGATTTACCAATCAGTTACTTGGAATGGTTCCAAAGCCAGGGAATGCCAAAAGGAAAGCTCGGGATGCAGCTTTCTACCATTTACGAAATCAAGGTTAATGGACTAATGGATTTGTTGATTCCAATTCGTGGAAAGGTGAGTTATGCTAAAGAAAAAAAGACAACTTATCGATTTTGA
- a CDS encoding AI-2E family transporter — translation MSDSEKQIDSVVIKQVALIILICVLVGLICWNLALFIPSVLGAVTLYIVCRKYNNYLVEEKHWKPWLAATVIMVASLIILILPVYFIIDMLVAKMGNAQVYMEKFNVFLEKIHQFIYQKVGFDILSKENIAKVTNFAGTFSTKALSTTVNTFTVIMSMYFILYFMFVRARVFERIVAKAMPFKRANTQLLGDKFRKLVMANAIGIPVVAIGQGVVALIGYWIFGAPSAILLFALTAVASMLPVVGAAIVYVPVGIFMIAEGNTGGGVGVLIYGLIVVGLTDNLLRFTLLKRLEDIHPLVTVFGIILGINLFGFMGLVFGPIMMSITVLLIQVYRDEFSDEDTPPSLQIPNENDELDNKIDLII, via the coding sequence ATGTCAGATTCCGAGAAACAAATAGATTCTGTTGTTATAAAACAGGTGGCTTTAATCATTTTAATATGCGTTCTAGTTGGCTTGATTTGTTGGAATCTGGCATTATTCATTCCCTCCGTTTTAGGAGCTGTAACACTTTATATTGTTTGCAGAAAGTACAATAACTATTTGGTTGAAGAAAAGCATTGGAAACCGTGGCTTGCTGCGACAGTTATAATGGTGGCATCTTTAATTATATTGATTCTCCCAGTCTATTTCATTATAGATATGCTGGTTGCGAAAATGGGAAATGCCCAGGTTTATATGGAAAAATTCAATGTTTTCCTTGAGAAGATTCACCAGTTTATTTATCAGAAAGTCGGTTTTGACATTTTGAGTAAAGAAAATATTGCAAAAGTTACTAATTTTGCTGGAACCTTTTCTACAAAGGCCTTGAGCACAACAGTTAATACCTTTACAGTCATTATGTCTATGTACTTCATTCTCTACTTTATGTTCGTGAGAGCAAGAGTTTTTGAAAGAATCGTAGCCAAAGCAATGCCTTTCAAGAGAGCTAATACACAGTTGTTGGGCGATAAATTCCGAAAACTTGTAATGGCCAACGCTATTGGTATTCCGGTAGTGGCAATAGGACAAGGTGTTGTGGCACTTATCGGCTATTGGATTTTTGGTGCGCCGAGTGCAATTCTTCTTTTTGCTCTGACAGCTGTAGCATCTATGCTACCTGTTGTGGGAGCTGCAATTGTTTATGTACCGGTCGGGATTTTTATGATTGCAGAAGGCAATACTGGCGGTGGTGTTGGGGTTTTGATTTATGGACTTATCGTTGTAGGTCTTACAGACAATCTGCTCAGATTTACTTTACTTAAAAGGCTGGAAGACATTCATCCGCTGGTTACCGTTTTCGGGATTATCCTGGGGATCAACTTGTTTGGATTTATGGGTTTGGTTTTTGGTCCTATAATGATGTCAATTACAGTTTTGCTCATTCAGGTTTACAGAGACGAGTTTTCTGATGAAGACACGCCTCCATCTTTGCAGATCCCAAATGAGAATGATGAACTTGACAATAAAATTGATTTAATAATTTAA